One Hippoglossus stenolepis isolate QCI-W04-F060 chromosome 6, HSTE1.2, whole genome shotgun sequence genomic window, CTCACGTGTTTTGCTGACTCTGTGAGAAGACCTGTAAAACCCCCGATGCAAAACTAACTTTGTGTCGTTAGGAATTAATGGAGGATGGAAACATTTACCTCTTCGTGCCCACGCGCTGGTTCGGTGCGATATCGATTGTGTCTGTGATGGACTCGTGGCGGACTGCCAGGCCGAGGTCAGCTATAGCACACATGCCGTTCTTCTTAACCAGGATATTTTTAGACTTGAGGTCACGGTGAGCAATACCAGGCTTACCTGCAGCCGAACAGATAACACATCATTACATATGCCTCAAGGGCTCAGCAGAAACAGCACACTCTGGCAGGATGTAAATAACTTATGTGTGTGCTTTCATGTTCCCGCTGTGTTCATCCGTTTATGCATCGTATTCGCTGCATTTTAAACACGAGAGGTTTGTCTCACCCTGAGTGCCGAGGATCTCCATGTGGAGGTGAGCCAGGCCGCTGGCGGCGGACAGGGCGAGTTTGATCATGCCTTCGATGGTGACGGAGTAGCGGTTCAGGTAGTCAAACAGGGAGCCGTGCTCATGATAGTCTGACACCAGCCAGAGCTGAGTCCAAGTGCCATTATCTGACAGAGAGCAAAAAAACCACAGGGGTCAGAGATCACGCAATTCACTTGTAGAGAAACATCAAGTATGTGGTTAATCAAGTTTTGTttaatctgaaaataaagaggTTTGAAATAGCATTGACAAGATGCAgctctttttaatttgattgaaaAGGACTTAAACTTTCTCACAGTGTCGGTGGGTCTATGAAATTATTAATTCTATGTTTTGGGTTAGTGTCTAAAATGTTCATGTGAATTTTCCACGTCTTCCTCACCTTTATTGTCTGCTGCAATGAATCCGAGGATGTTCTCATGTCGCAGCATGATTGTCTGGTAGATCTCGGCTTCTCTGAACCAGGAGCGCTCCTCTCTGGATGAGAAGATCTTCACCGCCACATCTCCTCCTCGCCACTTGCCCCTCCACACTTCACCAAAACGACCCTTTCCTATTATCTCCTGCAGCACAATGGTCCTGGCCACCGTCCGCTGCACAAACAGGGGCAAACCTAAAGGgggcagcagagacaaacagaaaatgagcCATTGTTCCCTGTGGACTGGTTTTGTAGATGTGGGGTGGTGGAAATACCCTCAGCAGATTCTAGGTCAGGATAATTTTCGCGAGTGTTGCAGTTGAGTAACGGctcatttgtatatttatagaACGACATGAAAGACTGTTCTGCTACTGCTTTCGCTGACAATACATGACACCTAGTTATTAAAGACAGAATATTCTCCATAGCCAAACACATTGATTTCATTACATCAGATGCTCAGCATGTACTGACCAGAGCCAGACCCGGAGGTGGACATGTCATAGATGAGGTCCTGCAGGGTCTTGTCCTTGGCCAAGTACAGATGGTCACAGGAGGGGTCCTCTACCTCCAGCCTCTGCCTGTGGCTGTAGGCTCTCTGGTGATACTGGAACAGGAACACTccgaccatcagcagcacacatAGCAGAAACACAGGGCCTGCGATGACCGCCACCAGCTCCACTGGCCCCCAGGGACCTCCTGAACCTGACCAGTCTCCACTCTTTGTTGGGACTACGATGGCAAACAAACGAAACGGATGAGCAGAGGCGATCACTTCAAAATTCAATTGTCCCTGATAAACTGAAAGAAatctgatgataataataatgatgatgatgatggagccTCACCTGGAACTTTCAGGTCAATACTGTTGCAGTAATCTTCATAGCAGCAATGTGTGTTGAGCAGCCCTTCGGCACTCAGACAGTAGAAGGGCTGTCCAGGGGGGACCAGGTGGTCCCGGTTTATACAGATGCGTACATGTTGCTCATCCCCCTCGATGTTGTATGTGGAGGCCATGCAGGCGCCATCCGTCTCACACTCGAAGCCCGTCTTCTCACAGTTTGTGCAGTTACAACGCAGAGCTGCGgaaagggacagagacagataaaTAACAATTTATCAGATTGAGGCCAGGGAAAATCTATATCACTGCTCCATTTTGTCCAGCAGGAGGCAAGCTAACCCCACATATTCAACACAGGATGTAAAGAGTGTAGTGTCCCACTGAGCTTCAGGCATTTTGActccagcagacacagagctggGAGTTCAGCGGCAGCAGCCAGACAGCCTTGATGGCCCTGAAACCAGATCCTTCACTGCAGATGAACCCAAACACGCAGGGTGGAGATGGACCTGCCCAGTGGGACAGACAAAGTGAAACCCAACAAGGGGAGAGGTTTTTCTGCCAAATCCCCAATGCAGCATTCTGCTCCATGCCTCTCCCCTGCTTTGCTCACACCGACACAGAGAGCTGCCACTGTTTGAGCTAATGAGACAGGAGTTTTATTAAACACAGCACACTCCTGCGTGGGGACCTATTAAAGCTGACAGAATGGAACTCCAGCCGccgctgtaataaaactacgAAGGTCCACCTACACAGTCAATTGAGGGCAGTGCCAGAAAGTCCACACAAATCTGTCActtctaaaacaaaaacagcaatcGTTGGGCGACCTGGAGAGCAAGAAACTgcaaactgattagatttggagtgaaatgtgattttcaGTCGCAGCACACATGCTTCTCATTTGGGGTTAAGGTCAGCACAAAAAGGCTTCTCCCAAGGTTTTCTTCTTCCAAACAGTCCAGAACAGGACAAGGCAAGGTTACATGGTTGCTGGGTCTAGTTTTCACATGGGAAAAAAGCATAGGGAAGCAGCTAAGCTCAACTGAAGCCCAGTAAGTGGTAAATGACATACTGTCTGACTGACAACGGCACCGTGAGTGAGGCGTGACAGGCCCAGAGCTGATCCTGGGTCAAAACAAAAGCTGGACCACTCAAGACTAATCGCTGTGGACTTAGCGAAGACAAGACCACCgcaccaacaacaacagaggagaggacacaaagcagagaggaaTTTCAATCCAAATTCCCCAACAAAAAAGAGCCTCAGCATTGGTTGGACCATTGACAATGTCTGgcccagaggaaagaaagggtTTTAAGAGTGGCAAGCTTCCACTAATCCTCTGTGTCTTATCCTGAGGGTTTCTTTGAACAGGGGAGCTCACTGATCTTCCCTCAAAGTACCAAGGCTCTGTCAAAGAGGTGTCAGCAGATTTTAACACATTGTTGAACCAGAGTCGTCACATGATTAGGCTTTTATCCGGTATggttcactttaaaaaaaaaaaaaaatctaagtgaGTAATGCAAAGATTACACCATCAACATGTAACAAACCAAGTGGACAaaaccacaaaacctggtgCCATAGGAGTAGTTTCCTCTGAACTCTGGGAGGTTGTGTTCTGTGTGGGAGCATTTTTTGCATGTGGCGTGTATGCGGATGTGTCTATGCTTGTCCACTGATCGGTAACGGGAAATGTGGAACACACAGGGTTTCAGTAATATTTCTCATCTGTTTGGTGTttgcgtgagagtgtgtgttgctcCACAGGAGGCGAGCGGGAAAGTGGCAGGAACTCCTGGCAGTGACTGTCCAAATTCGGTAAAGTTCGCATGCAGATGGAATTTCCTGCAGATTACACAGAGGTGAAGCCGGCTGGGGttgataaagacagaaaaacaagccCTGTGTTGTGCCACATCACGCTAATCTGTAGCACCAGTGGAGCAAATAGTTTAGCTGAATTTAACAGATGATATAAGTAACACTGCTGTAGGTTGAAAGGCAGGACAACACTCGTTAACCATCTAATACAGATGACCTGAAACCCCCCTTCAAGCGTCTTTCTCTTTTGTAGGCCTGTTGTTCGCTGGCGGTTGTTGAGCAAGTGTTTCTTCACAGCAAACATACATTACAGTCCTTATCTTTTCTCCCAAGAATCAAAGTGAAGACTATATAAGAGTTAATAGGACAACCATACTGCATCAATTCGAGGCAATAAATTATCATCAGTGAGCCGATTAGAAAAGCAAGATGTGAAATGAACAGGCACATCCATCATGGAGACGCTGTGTGCGGTAAGACAGATGgtacacagacatacagacagaagcTCAGGAAGGAAACCAAACATGGCTGGAAACAAACATGTTCCCTTTTTGAGGCTGCCATGGCTGGTTTGTGGTCTACCGAGAGTTTGGTTTGTGCTAAGTCTTCCGAGACAGATTGATCCGGCAGAACTTTCCAGTTTTTCCCTCTCGCCCGCAATGAAACAGACATAACACACGTCACACAACTtgcctttttctgtgtgtggtATCAAAGCGGAGTATGAAACAAGGAAGGGATTGCAGTCTTTGCCAGCTGTATATGCTGTGGTAAGTGAAATTGGAGAGGGGGTAACATTGGTACCTTTCACACTTGGCATTTAGATCAATCTCAGGTGAGCCGATCACAAGTGTACAGCTTTACATACAGGTGTGAATGCATTTGGGATTGGAGACCCCATCACTCAGACCATATCCtgaggtggtctgggccacatATACCCCACATCCACAGATCTGATCACGCAAAACACATGTTAAAGACACATGTTCATGTCTGATATGAACAGGGCCGCAGTGTGTGTTCCACTCTGCTCTGGAAGAACAAAAATCTGCTATGACATCTCAATATGCTAGTGAGTTTTTAAAACTCCTTTAGGAAATGAACAGTTAACAAACTAAACATATTTGCTACGATTGTTTATTGTGGAGCCAGCTGACATCGAACAACTTACAACATCACAACCTACAGCATGAAGCTGCAAAGTTATGACAATCCCAACAACGTCCCTCTGCCCGATTTCCATATGCTGTACATCCTGATCATTTCCCCCATTCTGAGGAGTCATGCACTGTTTGGGACAACCTACTGATCCAAAGAGTGCTTATCAGAACTGACTCAGTCGTGGCAAAGACCTTTCAGACATGAGCAAAACATCCAGAAAATtaggtccagacattttccagagtttgtctttcacacatgaagatcTCAGCAGATTATTGTCCAagtcagacgcattcacaatAGAAAATGAAGTCTGCTGCAGGAAGCAGAGTGTTTTTGCTTAGAGTGCTTTGTCACCACGTTGGCTTTTGTCACCAAAAACCTTCAAATGGACATTTACGTCGGCATCTTCTAAGTGTATGACACGTCTTTTTCATCAGGAGATATTTCTATTCTCCCAGTTTAATCTTGATCAACACTCCCACCCACTTGCTATGAATTATCTGgatttgtgtattttcacatgGTCTCAACTCTGAAACTTTCCTGATACGTTACagaggggctggcaggaaaaaatCGTCAAGAGGAATTGAcctggacatttgcattctcacaaaCTCCGGAAAGTTTCCagacttcagttcatgtctgaaagcagcttaactaACCAAAACCCAGAAAAAAGGCTGCTAATAGCATTAGCAGTGCAATGATCGGACTGTGGAGGTCTCTCTGGGGATAAGCACTTTCAGCCACTGCATTAGACAGgttagtgtgatatatgtgttcaataatttagtcTGGACCTCAGACTATGTTATAAAGAATTGGATATAGTCGGTGATAGGAAaaaggtcccccccccccatgtgtTAAGGGCTTCCACGTGATTATACCACATGTCAGCTGCCTCCATAAAAGACAAGATGCCCCATGGTGACCAATATGGAAAGTCTAcaacaaaatatgttattatatataCTGAAACCCTGTAAACCCAATACTCTCAGTAAACAGCTGTGCTTATTGATTAGCAAATTGCCCATTACAAGCAAACACAAGGAGCGGTATTAAAGGGATACCTccagaaaaatacacaatatactgtgtatgtatgtatgtatgtatgtatgtatgtatgtatgtatgtatgtatgtatgtatgtatgtatgtatatatatacacatacatatacacacacatatatatatatacatatacatacacagacagtgTGAAATCATgaactcaaaaataaaaaagctgtatAACCACATCAGAAGAATTCGTGGCCCACTGGCATTCACCCAAACACCATGTTGTTTGCTCTGCATATCTCACTGGATTCAGAGCAGAAGTGTTACAAAGCTAGACTGGGAATAATATCAAGCCTAAATATACAAAGATCTGAGTGCAGGCTGGGTGTACGTGGTTTTTGAGTGAACTCTGCTCTTGTATCCACATAATTGGTGGTCTTCACACTGGTCCTTTGTGTGGAGATTAAGACGACATGAGGAGGGATTGGACTGGCCCTGCACGAACAAAGAGCAGAGTGGAGTGGGGGAGCACACTTCAGCGTGGAGCAATGAGGGGGATGGGTGGCGCGCAGGGGACAGACCAGGGTTAGCAGTAACAACCGCAATGTTTGGGGGGCTGCATTGGGCCAGACAGGAAGGGGGCTGGTCCCATATTGAGCAGGACAatacagagaggagggggccGAGAGGGTAACGAGTGGGACTTACAGGGCCCCCCAGCTGTGATTGAGGTCTACCCAAGTGACCAGCTGCGACCATCATTAAAACCCAGTCTAGACTTTGACTTGCGGAAGGGGGTAAATAGCAGGAAAAAGGAATCAGCggaggagaaaaggggagagcgcaccaaaaaaaaaagttactcCTTCGAGCTAGTGTGTGAAGTTCCTATCATTCCGTTCATGTTGAGACAGGAAATAGCAGACACACTGAGGAGAGGATTAATAGGACATTGTTGCCATAACCAGCATTGTCTTAACTTGGACGCAGCTAAAAACCACAGCATAGTCCCATTCCAAACAGCTTTACACATTCACCACGATGACAGTGTTTGGTGCCAACGTGGGTGTTGTTCAGACTTACTCGTGCGGAGCAGCCCTATCAAAACAGAGGTGGACTTTTGAGGGTGGCGAGATTCTGAAGTCTGTGGTAAACACTTTAAGAGTGCTAAGCGCAGGGCGGTGGGGTTACATTAACACAGTGGGTTTCTGGGGGCTAAGTGACGCATGCAGAGATCGTCTGTGCGTGTGTACGGGGAGCAGAGCACCATTACCAAAATGCACCGGCTGAAATAAGATCCATACAGATACCAGACTGAGAGCTGATCAAGACAGGCAGACGCCACCAGACAGTGTGAGTGCAACATACACatacaggcgcacacacacgcacgcgccaCAACTGTGTCCTAATCAATGCTAGGGGAAGGAGGAAAGTCATTACCTTTGTCTGCATCTCAGGGTCAGATTACTGATCTGATTCTAAAGTGAGGTCTCTGGGGCTATGGCCGCGTCTACTATCTCTACCAACCACTACCCTCTAGGCTACAGCGCATCCTGTCTGCTCATCTGTCTGactgcctgcctgtctgcctgtatGACTGTCCGTCAGTCTAATGAGATCGAAAGGCACACAACTGTGAGCACAGACTCACTTCAGACCCGCTGCTGATGCTGGTGGTCAAATCCCTTAACTGGTCAATGCTGCCTCTTTAATGACCCAGTGTGTTGCAGCTCTGGGAGCCAATGCATCAGCCATGTGATTTCAGCTTAAAAACCCTTCTCAGTATTAGCAGAGCAGAGacttaatttctttttttccctgccaCACTATGACTGTTGTTTAAGTTTTGTTCTGGCTCCAGATTGTTGGCTTGGTTGGGAGGCAAACAACAATGTCAACAGTGTTCTGGTACTGAAAACACCAACAACATTAAAAGAGCAAAAAAATACTAGTACTCTCACAGTAATTTACTTCATGTATTGCATTGGCATTAGTGTAAAGTATTTGACACGAATCAGCTCTTTACTTAGTTTTATATTCGACATCTTCATTGTATAAATTGTATATTATACAATTTTATTATAGAAATAAACTAAACAGAGCAAAAGTATTTCACAGCAAACAGAACTGACGATAAAAATGTGCGGTACACAGTGGAAAAAATGATGATTATCTTATGATATTTTGTATACAACGCATTATCTGGTAATGTTATGACACCAAAGCAACTTTGGTGTCATAAggctatcatcatcatcatcatcatcaaataGCCCAGCCCCAACTCTGTGCTGATGCAGAAGATACAAAGGGCCAGTCAAAGTATCCTGCCAAATCATACCATCAAATGAATATTACATTactaataaaaaaagaaaaaagaccaaCGTTTCatattaaaagtttttttcaaGGTTGCTTAAGTGAGTTAAACACAACTGGGAAGTGAGGGCCTGACGAAGGAAAGACGGTAGTTAACTAGTTAGACAATACACACTGAAAACTAAAAATCGTACCAACCCCACCGAACAAAGTAAATCGCTGTCAGGGAAGTTGACTGCACAACTTCCTGCAGAAAACAGGAGGCAGAGCAGGTCTGATCTGCATTCCAACAGCAGCCaaaacagcaaatcaaacacCTCTTCAGAGAGACATCTGGGGGATGGGTGTCAGGTTTATCCCTATAGACATGAACCTGCACAGCTACCGGGGCTGTCTGGGTGTACTGTGACAATAACAACTCTATCACCAACAGTTAAGGAATGACACAAAAAGCAAATGTTCTACCACCAACACATAAACTACACAAACCctgtaaacagacacaaagtGCTTGGAATGAAATTAAAGGCATGGAGGAGATTTTTGCAACCGAGAAGTGGGCTGGCTCTGCGGTGGCAGTAATCCCTTGTGGTCCAACATTGGTAATGGCGGAGTTGGGTCATTCGGGGGCTATACTGTCTGCTGTAGCAATTAGGGCTCTGTGCCTCTGGGCCATCGGAGGTCATTACCAACAGTGGTCATTATGGAGGGAAAACTAGACCACCCCAGACCGGCCCTGACCCTGCCAGACTCAGCGCCACATTATAGAGACTGTCGCTAGTTTTGAGTCAGAAAGTACGATGAGGCGtagagctttaaaaaaaaaagaaaaagatttagCTTCAGGGATCCATGAGCATAAACATCTATCGATTGAGAACAGGCCTCAACAACTGCTAAACGTTAAGGAAAGAATTAAACAACTTTCTCCATTTAGACAGCTGGAAAtatcacccccccccacacacacacacacacacacacagtctctttATATGCACACACCTTTGAACCCAATAAGTCGCAGCCTTTCTTCGCACATTCCCTTGGCTCTGATCTAATGGGCAGGTGTACACATGCTCCGATTTTGACTAGCCCGCACTTCCTCCACCTGAACCCCTTCACATCCAGTTTGACATTAAACAGCACCTGTACCAGAGCAGTTGTTCTGCTAGCGAGCTGAAACGAAGGGACTTTCCCAATTAGCCTGTCTTTAATTCACACAGAGTCACATCAGGGAATGACAGGACTCTGGCAGGACTGGTGATACTGTAGAATGTAGAAGGGTGACTCAAAGTGAGTTCAAAGAGTTCAGAGATGGCAAGAGCTATCAATGcctaaacaacaaacaaacaaaacagccgAGGTTGAATTCTCTCCAGCTCCCTGTGGTGGCAGTGAGTAAGTGAAAGCAGGAGTGGGACCAGAGATAACGAAGGACAGATTAAATACTGATAAAGCACCAGGCCTTTTATATGAGAGAGAATGGAGAGagtgggaagaaaagagaaCGACAGGGACGCACCCTACCTCAGGGCAGTGTGGTTGACAGGGCCCATATCACATTGCTACTGTGTTCAATGCACTCAGGCAGACTGCGTTACGCAGGCCTGTAATGCCCATAACACCACTGACTTCTAATCCTTAGAGTCGACAACAAGGGACGGATTCATCAAACCGGAGAGTGGAGCAAATTCCCACAAAAACCCACGACACATTGGCCACAGCCCTGGAATCTGCTCGAGCACAGCTAGTTTCAGGTTTGTCTGGTTTCAGCCCTTGCATGGTGTAATCCATTATATGGTGTGAAACCATGGCTCCAGACAGACTTGTGGGCCCCTTGCATGACAGACCCCGCCAGCTGGACAAACCCATCATCACCCCCTGTCTCAggacacagacgcacacacacacacacccaccagcTCTCCCCTCACACATCACTGTCGATGTTAGAATAACCCAGTCAAACAAACCTGCCACTCAGGTGTGATCATTTTCCCCGTGTGTCTTGCATGAAAGCATCGTTGGTGGACTGCGCCCTTATCTAAACTAAGCTGAGGAGGCATAATTTTACGATTCTTTGGAAGGATGAGTCATTTCAAAAAGCAGAAGATATACATTAATAGACCACAAGGAAGACAGGGTGTTTATTCTGGCGCGCGCAACTGAATTATGTCTTTTCATTACTCCGCTTGTGCAGCGTGGCAGGCTGCAACAAGGCAAAACGCAGACACCATTGTGGGGGGGATATAGAGTTTGTGTAACACAAGGCTTTAGAAAACCCTTTTGAGTGAAAGTTGGGCACAAAGTCCCAAAGCTGAGCAGAGGGGCCAAAGaggcaaatacacacacaagtccAGTTCAGCTTCAGCCCCATTGGGGTGCGGAGGTGTGGAGCTGGGTATCAGCTGCTCCGGCAGCAGGATTCAGACTGAAGCGGCCCCTCAACGGGCGCCTCAAAAGACCCCACTTGCCACATTTCCATCACAATGAACCCAGACTTCAACTCTGACTTGTGTCTGGGACGGCTGAATGCACGGCTGTTGTCGCCCTATGCCAGCCTTCGCTTTCTGCTGGAGGCCACTGAGGAGGCTTTTCTCTCCCCTTACAAATGGGCAGCGATGGAGGAGCTGCCAGTATTTActctcaaaaacacatttcatgcaCACAAGTGCGGCGGAGGCCTTCCATTCACAagaccccctctctctctctctctgccggtCTGTGTGTGGAAACCAGCACTTAGACGTGTGTCGGAACGGAAAGTGAGCACATTGCACATATTTCACCTCCACACCTGAGTAgcacagggacaaacaggcGCAGGTAAACAAGACCCTGTTTGGGTAAATGTATTGGATTAAGAGCCACTGGGATATTACAACCACACACTGGGGATTATAACCACACACCTAACGTGTCCACACCACATTGCACAattatattatttcagttttctaaCCCACAAATtaagcatttttttaaactttactcAGTTCATTATCCAGTTAGCTAGCCGACGTTAGCTGCCGCCTCGGACCAAACAGCCCcaccatgttgttgttgtggtggagCTACTTGCTCCGTGTTTCATTAGCGACCATTATTAACACGTCGGGGTTgtttggttttttgaaaccattAAATTCCCGCTGAACGACAAAACTAGCAGGGCGACTTTTTTGTTAGTTCCGACCAAACGGCGgctgtgtggtgtttttttgaGGTCGACGCTAGCTAGACGTCGGTTAGCCAAAAATCCTCCGGCTCAGAGCGCCATGGCGAGGAGCGACAGCAGGCGATGCCCGGTCCGGGAAAACACATCCGAGACAAAAGCCGGAGAGGTGCTCGGGAGGAGAACTTACCGCTACCGACGGCCGCCAGCCCGGACAGGGCCAGCAGCGTGAGGGCGATTCGTCTTAGAGCCATCCCGTCTGCATTCCCATCTCCCGGCGATGAAACGCGTCCTCGGTGTGTCGCTATCAACACGAGCAGACCTGAGACACAACCACAGTCCGACCGCACACAACCACACCGCCAGATACTAGACAGCCAGCCAGCGAGTGACGTGTTTAAaggggcgtgtgtgtgtgagggtgtgtgtgagatagtgtgtgcgtgtgtgtgtgtgtgtgtgtgtgtgtgtgtgtgtgtgtgtgtgtgtgtgtgtgtgtgtgtgtgtgtgtgtgtgtgtgtgtgtgtgtgtgtgtgtgtgctgctgctgcatgtcccCGTCTGCCACCACCACCGAGGTCAGGAGgactgagaaaaaaatatataataaagacGAGGGGATTAAAATAAACACGTGTCGCAAAAAAATAATTAGCTAAACGTGGAtactttcaaaaataattacataatttaattgattgcttttatttattagttaaCTTTTAATAACGTTCAGTAAACAGAACAAATATAGAGCCAGTTCTCCTCTTTTCCCATTTTTCTGCAAGAGGTTTCTTCCaattaatgagggagtttttttaaataattctttTGGC contains:
- the acvr1ba gene encoding activin A receptor type 1Ba is translated as MALRRIALTLLALSGLAAVGSALRCNCTNCEKTGFECETDGACMASTYNIEGDEQHVRICINRDHLVPPGQPFYCLSAEGLLNTHCCYEDYCNSIDLKVPVPTKSGDWSGSGGPWGPVELVAVIAGPVFLLCVLLMVGVFLFQYHQRAYSHRQRLEVEDPSCDHLYLAKDKTLQDLIYDMSTSGSGSGLPLFVQRTVARTIVLQEIIGKGRFGEVWRGKWRGGDVAVKIFSSREERSWFREAEIYQTIMLRHENILGFIAADNKDNGTWTQLWLVSDYHEHGSLFDYLNRYSVTIEGMIKLALSAASGLAHLHMEILGTQGKPGIAHRDLKSKNILVKKNGMCAIADLGLAVRHESITDTIDIAPNQRVGTKRYMAPEVLDETINMKHFDSFKCADIYALGLVYWEIARRCNTGGIHEEYQLPYYDLVPSDPSIEEMRKVVCDQKLRPNVPNWWQSYESLRVMGKIMRECWYANGAARLTALRIKKTLSQLSVEEDIKM